The genome window GAGGAGATCTGGCCCAACCTGGTCTCGCCCGGCTGGGGGAGCGACGTGGATCCGGACGTGAAAGGCGCCAGGAAGTTCGAATCCTTCGGCCAGAGGGACGACGCTCGACTGGCCGCGATCGCCACCACCGTCGATTTCCACCGCCGCCTCGGCTTCGATCGAGTGGAGTCCCGGATCTTCGAGCTGGCCGGGGCGCTCAAAGCAGGGTTGAAGGCCGAGGGCTGCCGACTGGTCACTCCCGAGGACCCGGAACTGAGCGGAGGGGTCTGTATCATCCAGGTGCCGCCGGAAAAGCGCGGGGAGGTCTTAAACCGACTCTACACCCGCTACGGCATCGCCGGGTCTACCGCGGGGGGCTTGCGCCTGTGCCCCCACGTCTACAACACCATGGCCCACATCGACCGGGCCATTGGCGCCGTTCGGGAGATGCGCTCGATGATGGGCCAGGCGTGATTTTTTGCGACGGGGTGTTGAAGGGTTGAGAGGAACGGCCCGTTTGGAGGTGTTGGGAAGGAGCAGCGCGGTTCGGAGCGAAGTTGTTAATCCGTTGCTGCGGGGTATTGTTGTTTTGGAAGGGCTGTGGGTACCGGGACGGGTGCTGCCTATTCGCCGCATTCGCGGCTAGGTTGACGCAGAACCCATACGACCCCGGGCTGCCGCCCGGGGCTACACGAGGGCGCTGCTTCGCAGCTCTATAAGGATGGCTTGTAGTCAGCGTTTCCTTGCCTACCCACTCCAACCGCAGCTTCGCAGCTCTCCCTAAACCCACGACACTGCCGGGGTATAGGATTTTTTTGAGTGTTCCTCTGACCCTAGCCGCAGGGATCCGGTTAGGCGTGTTTGCCGGTTCCGCACCTTGCCATTGGTGTAAGCCGGGCCCAAGCCAATCGAAACCGCATATCATGAAGATCCCGGCAATAGTCTTCCCAACGCTGGTTCTGCTCGTGGGACTGGGTGGTTGTGCGGATTCGCCTTCGGTCGGGCAGCCCACCTATGTCGATCTGACCCATCCTTTTGACGAGCACACCATCTTCTGGCCCACCGAAGAGGGATTCTCCCTGGAGCGGGCCTTCCACGGCATCACCCCGGGAGGCTACTTCTACTCGGCCAACCGTTTCCGCACGGCTGAACATGGCGGCACCCACCTGGACGCTCCCATCCATTTCTTCAAGGACAGGGAGACAGTGGACGAGATCCCGCTGGAGCGGCTGATCGCTCCCGGAGTCGTCATCGACGTCCGCGCCCAGTGCCGCCAAGACCCGGACTACCAGGTTGGCATCGACGATTTTGGAGAGTGGGAAGAGCGCTTCGGCTCCCGCCTGGAGGAAGTGATCGTCCTGCTGCAAACGGGCTTTGGCGACTACTGGCCCGATCGGGCACGCTATCTGGGAACCGAGGAGACCGGGCCGGCGGCGCTACCCAAGCTTCACTTCCCGGGCCTGCACCCCGAGGCCGCCCGATGGCTAGTGGACCACCGCCGCATCAGGGCCATCGGGCTCGATACCGCCAGCATCGACTATGGCCAATCCAAGGACTTCAAGACTCACGTCATCCTGGCGGAACACAGCATCCCCATTTTCGAGAACGTGGCCCGAATCGACGAGCTGCCTCCCAGGGGTTTCACCATCCTGGCCCTTCCCATGAAAATCAAGGGCGGCAGCGGTGGCCCCCTGCGCATCCTGGCCCGCCTCGATCCCTGACCGAGCCGCTGCACCGTCCCATCAACGTTCTTTCCGGGCCACCATCAGGTAGAGCTTGGGTTCGTCCCGATAGGTGATCACCTCCAGCCCCAGCGGCTGGAGCAGCGACTGGAACTGGGTGCGCTGGGGGAACGACTCAATGGCCAGGGGGCTGGTGCGGCGAAGCTCTTCCACGAATGCCCTGCCCTCGGGATGGCTCACCACCATGCGGCCTCCCGGCCGTAACATGCGGCTTAGATTCCTGCAGGCTCGGGGTTTGTCGGCGATGTTCCCGAACATGGCGTTCAGAAAGGCGACATCCACCGAGTCGTCTTCCAGTGGAAGATCGGCCACGTCCGAGTGAATGGTCTGAACCAGGGGATGTTTCTGCTGCAGCCGCTGCAACATTTTCTCGGCGATGTCGCAGGCGACGATACGGGAGGGATTGAAGGACTGGATTAGGGGGACGAGAACGCCCACACCGGTTCCGATATCCAGCACCACTTCGCCGGGGTGCAACCCGGCCGCGCCGACCACCTCCGCCAGGCGTTCGATCACAGGCGCCGGCTGGGGCACATCGAAGTCGCCCACCCGCTCATTGAAGTATTCACGTTGAGAGGGAGCAGCCATGACAGGAGAGCATGTCTCACCGAGGGGGAGCAACATTAATGGGAGAAACGTGTTCGGCTTCTTGTGTTGTCTCTGATTGCCAGTAACTCCATCCGCTCGAATCATCCCTTATAACCCACTGCCATCCCCCATACAACGTGGGAATGGTTGATGTAGACGACTCCGCCCGACTGCTAACCAAAAGCAAGCCCGCCAGCCCCCATCCCCAAATGGCCCTTTCGTCCTCTTTCCTCCGCTCCGCCCGGAAGAAACGCCGCCGGCAACGACCTCAATCTCTTCGTCCAACCTACCGGAACCCGGAGTTGGATTCAACGCCTCGTGATCCGTGACCGCCACCGTGAGTTCGGACTCGGCAGCCTCGCCCTGGTCTCCCTGGCAGAGGCTCGAGAGAAGGCGCTCGCCAACCGCAAGCTCGCCGGCCAGGGCGGGGATCCACTGGCGCAGAAGCGTCGCGCGGAGTGCATCCCCACCTTCGCCGAAGCTGCCACCCGTCTGCCGGAACAGTAGCAGGCCGGATGGCGCAACCGGGAACACGCCCGCGAGTGGCTGTAGAACTGAGGCGGACCAGACTGCCTCCCTTCCTCATGGTGTTCAAGACGCCGGCGGTGGCGCCGTATTGGACCTCGATGGGCTGCTCGGCACATCCGCAGCAGAGGCCGCCCACTCCATAAAAGAGTCGGTCTCCAGCCACATTGAACGGCACTCGTCTCAGTTTGGGATATCCAGTCGAACATTCACGTAACAGGCACGTTATTAGACCGTTAATTCACTTTAAGTGCACCTTCTATTGTTAGCCTCCAGGTTCGATTTCTTTGAGAACAACTCTGCCAGGCAATCGGATCCAACACTGTCAAAGTTGGACAAAGTAGCAGCCTCATTTCTTCGGTGCATTGCGAGAGCCATGCCATGAGCGGTTCTGAGATTAATGTGAGTCACAACCGATCTCGGTTTCCGAACGGATCAGAGATCGTAGTGGTGGGCGCGGGTGCGGCCGGTCTCGCCGCAGCCTGGACACTCGCTGGCCGCCGCAAGGATAGCAAATGCCGCGTTAGAGTGCTGGAGGCCTCGGACAAGATCGGCGGGCGCATGTTCTGCGAGAAGGTCGACGGCTTTCACGTGTATAGCGGTGCCAGCGTCATCCATGAATCCTTCGCAACAACAAGAGAATTGGCGCGCGAACTGGATGTGGAACTGCGGCAAAGTCCGAAAAAGAAAGGTGGCCAAAGCTACGTTGGCGACCGATTCTGGGGCCTGTACATCGGTGGTTCGCTGAAGCAGACCCTGCAGACCCTGCAGACCCTGTTCTTTTCGCCGCAACACACGCTGTCTGGAAATCTGGAATTCATGCGCCTGTTCGCGATGCTCAGGAAACGCGCCAAGGATCTCGATTTCGAAGACCATACCCGCATGTTGGACCTGGACACAGGGGAAAGCTTCGCTGAATTCGCTCGCGCCAACTCGCTTACCCGCTACTTGAAACAGGCGGGGGAGTTGGACCTCAACTGCTTCACCGCAGGCAGTTCCGAGCAAGTGGGGGCCGCATATGGAATGGCGTTACTGTGGCTGTGGACCATCAATCCAGCGACGCGCAACTATTTGCCCAAACAGGGAATCAGTGCCTTCGCCAATGCCCTTTCGGATTCCTGCGCGAGTTTCACCCAAGTTTCCACGAGAGTCGCACGGATCACAATCGAAGATGGGAGGGTAAGAGGCATCGTTACGACGAGTGGAGAAAAGATCGAGGCCGATGCGGTCATATGCGCCACCACGGCTTCGACTGCCGCACGAATCATTCCGGAATCACTAGGCGAACTTCGCGCTGTCCTTGAGCAGGTTAGCTACAGCTCATGCTGCAATGTAGCGTTCGGGCTGAACGCGAACATTCTGGCCGATGGATCACATGCTGCGCTGTTTCCTTCTGAATCTCCGTCCTTCCTGACCATGGTCACCAATTTGGCAGCCATGACTCCGGACGCAGCGCCTTCAGGCAAGACGCTAGTTCACGCATTGATCATCGGCAAACATGCAAGAGCGTTCTTCGCGTTGGACGATGGCGAAATCGTGCGTCGGGTGATCGAAGAAATGCGCCGGTTCTTTCCGGCCATGCCGGAACGCCCCCTGTTCGCGAGGGTCTACCGCTGGCCGGAAGCCTTATGTCTGTCGCCTGGCGGCATGCTTAGCGATATGCATGACATGCGTACGCGACCACACAAATACATGGGTGGCCTTTTCCTCGCCGGCGACTACACTCGCTTGCCGTCGCTGAATGGAGCCATAAAAAGTGGCGTCGAGGCAGCCGAGGCGAGCCTATCCTATATCGCCGAGGCGGAAGCGGCGAAATTGAGGTGACCTGCCGCCTGAAATCGCAGGCACTGCGGCATAGTGCTACATCTGGAAATCAGGCAGGCTTCGAAAATCTCCGGCCCATGCAGTACCCCCAAGACCGAAGATACCCTTCGATCACAGGCGCCGGCTGGGGCACATCGAAGTCCCCTACCCGCTCATTGAAGTATTCACGCTGAGAAGGGACGGCCATGGCAGGAGAGCGTATGTCACCGAGAGGACGCAACACTAATGGGAGAAACCTGTTCG of Acidobacteriota bacterium contains these proteins:
- a CDS encoding cyclase family protein, which translates into the protein MKIPAIVFPTLVLLVGLGGCADSPSVGQPTYVDLTHPFDEHTIFWPTEEGFSLERAFHGITPGGYFYSANRFRTAEHGGTHLDAPIHFFKDRETVDEIPLERLIAPGVVIDVRAQCRQDPDYQVGIDDFGEWEERFGSRLEEVIVLLQTGFGDYWPDRARYLGTEETGPAALPKLHFPGLHPEAARWLVDHRRIRAIGLDTASIDYGQSKDFKTHVILAEHSIPIFENVARIDELPPRGFTILALPMKIKGGSGGPLRILARLDP
- a CDS encoding class I SAM-dependent methyltransferase; protein product: MAAPSQREYFNERVGDFDVPQPAPVIERLAEVVGAAGLHPGEVVLDIGTGVGVLVPLIQSFNPSRIVACDIAEKMLQRLQQKHPLVQTIHSDVADLPLEDDSVDVAFLNAMFGNIADKPRACRNLSRMLRPGGRMVVSHPEGRAFVEELRRTSPLAIESFPQRTQFQSLLQPLGLEVITYRDEPKLYLMVARKER
- a CDS encoding Arm DNA-binding domain-containing protein yields the protein MPKWPFRPLSSAPPGRNAAGNDLNLFVQPTGTRSWIQRLVIRDRHREFGLGSLALVSLAEAREKALANRKLAGQGGDPLAQKRRAECIPTFAEAATRLPEQ
- a CDS encoding NAD(P)/FAD-dependent oxidoreductase, which encodes MSGSEINVSHNRSRFPNGSEIVVVGAGAAGLAAAWTLAGRRKDSKCRVRVLEASDKIGGRMFCEKVDGFHVYSGASVIHESFATTRELARELDVELRQSPKKKGGQSYVGDRFWGLYIGGSLKQTLQTLQTLFFSPQHTLSGNLEFMRLFAMLRKRAKDLDFEDHTRMLDLDTGESFAEFARANSLTRYLKQAGELDLNCFTAGSSEQVGAAYGMALLWLWTINPATRNYLPKQGISAFANALSDSCASFTQVSTRVARITIEDGRVRGIVTTSGEKIEADAVICATTASTAARIIPESLGELRAVLEQVSYSSCCNVAFGLNANILADGSHAALFPSESPSFLTMVTNLAAMTPDAAPSGKTLVHALIIGKHARAFFALDDGEIVRRVIEEMRRFFPAMPERPLFARVYRWPEALCLSPGGMLSDMHDMRTRPHKYMGGLFLAGDYTRLPSLNGAIKSGVEAAEASLSYIAEAEAAKLR